Proteins encoded within one genomic window of Chrysemys picta bellii isolate R12L10 chromosome 6, ASM1138683v2, whole genome shotgun sequence:
- the LOC135972355 gene encoding myb/SANT-like DNA-binding domain-containing protein 2, with amino-acid sequence MQADNRKRAPAWTVREVLDLIAVWGEDSVLAELRSKRRNAKTFEKISKGMMERGHNRDSEQCRVKVKELRQAYQKTKEANGRSGSEPRTCRFYAELHAILGGAATTTPPVIVDSGSGIVSSATPEDSADGGEEEDEEELAESTQHSVLPNSQDLFLTLTEVPSQASQASTQDSDPMEGTSAAANSSSLPPPSRRLSQIRRRKKRTRDEMFSEIMESSRSDRAHLNEWKETVSKYRKEASEREDRRDQHEDRRDARDERWRQEDQRRQDATLGLLREQTDMLRRLVELQERLLENRLPLQPLFHPPHVPYPPHPDV; translated from the exons atgcaggctgataatcgaaaaagagcaccagcatggacggtgagggaggtactggatctgatcgctgtatggggagaggattcagtgcttgcagaacttcgttctaaaagacgaaatgcaaaaacttttgaaaaaatctccaagggcatgatggagagaggccacaatagggactctgagcagtgccgcgtgaaagtcaaggagctcagacaagcctatcaaaaaacaaaggaggcaaacggtcgctccgggtcagagccgcggacatgccgcttctacgccgagctgcatgcaattctagggggggctgccaccactaccccacctgtgatcgtggattctgggtcggggatagtctcatcagcgacacctgaggattctgccgatgggggagaggaggaggatgaggaggagcttgcagagagcacacagcactccgttctccccaacagccaggatctttttctcaccctgactgaagtaccctcccaagcctcccaagccagtacccaagactctgaccccatggaagggacctcag cagctgcaaattcctcaagcctccctcctccatcccgaaggttatcacagataaggcgtcgtaagaagagaacgcgagatgagatgttttctgaaattatggaatccagtcgcagtgacagagctcatctgaatgagtggaaggaaacagtttcaaagtataggaaagaagccagtgaacgtgaggacaggagggaccaacatgaggacaggagggacgctcgagatgagaggtggcggcaggaagaccagaggaggcaggatgcaacgctggggctgctgcgtgagcaaacagacatgcttcggcggctggtggagcttcaggaacggctgctggaaaacagactgccgcttcagcccctgttccaccctccccatgttccgtatcctcctcacccagacgtgtaa